Proteins from a single region of Pseudodesulfovibrio portus:
- the plsX gene encoding phosphate acyltransferase PlsX, with translation MPSTGATSAPRIAVDAMGGDFGPQVVVPAAVEAAREGIAIALVGDEAVVNAELAGCDAEGLDIRVVHASQVVEMDDKPADALRRKKDSSIQVACRLVKDGEAHGVVSAGNSGATVACGMFVLGRIKGVQRPALAGILPTEKNPVVLIDVGANVDSKPQHLFQFGLMADVFARDVLGLDKPSVGILSIGEEEGKGNAAVREAFDLLKKSQLRFIGNVEGRDIFTGEVDIVVCDGFVGNVALKLSEGLATSLGRILKDELKSSWLSKLGTLLSMRAFKRFRKVTDYAEYGGAPLLGLKDIVLVAHGKSNQLAMVNCIRMAATSVRNRAHEHLVEKLADHQGLNGKSEKSAA, from the coding sequence ATGCCTAGCACCGGCGCAACATCGGCTCCGCGCATTGCCGTGGATGCAATGGGGGGCGATTTCGGTCCCCAGGTGGTCGTGCCCGCCGCAGTGGAAGCTGCGCGCGAGGGCATAGCCATTGCGTTGGTCGGCGACGAAGCGGTCGTCAATGCGGAATTGGCCGGATGCGATGCCGAAGGGCTGGACATCCGGGTCGTGCATGCCTCCCAGGTCGTGGAGATGGACGACAAGCCCGCCGACGCGCTCCGGCGCAAGAAGGACTCGTCCATCCAGGTGGCCTGCCGTCTGGTCAAGGACGGCGAGGCCCACGGCGTGGTTTCCGCAGGCAATTCCGGGGCCACCGTGGCCTGCGGCATGTTCGTGCTCGGCCGCATCAAGGGCGTTCAGCGTCCGGCGCTGGCGGGCATCCTGCCCACCGAGAAGAACCCGGTGGTGCTCATCGACGTGGGCGCCAACGTGGACTCCAAGCCCCAGCACCTTTTCCAGTTCGGGCTCATGGCCGACGTGTTCGCGCGCGACGTCCTGGGTCTGGACAAACCGTCGGTCGGCATCCTGTCCATCGGCGAGGAGGAGGGCAAGGGCAACGCTGCCGTGCGCGAGGCTTTCGACCTGCTCAAGAAGTCCCAGTTGCGGTTCATCGGCAACGTCGAGGGCCGCGACATCTTCACCGGCGAGGTGGATATCGTGGTCTGCGACGGCTTTGTGGGCAACGTGGCCCTGAAGCTCTCCGAAGGACTGGCCACTTCCCTCGGCCGCATCCTCAAGGACGAGCTGAAGTCGAGCTGGCTGTCCAAGCTCGGCACGCTGTTGTCCATGAGGGCGTTCAAGCGGTTCAGGAAAGTGACCGACTATGCCGAATACGGCGGCGCGCCGTTGCTGGGTCTCAAGGACATCGTCCTCGTCGCCCACGGCAAGTCCAATCAGCTGGCCATGGTCAACTGCATCCGCATGGCCGCCACCTCGGTGCGCAACCGGGCGCACGAGCATCTGGTGGAGAAGCTGGCCGACCATCAGGGACTGAACGGCAAGTCGGAGAAGAGCGCCGCCTAG
- the rpmF gene encoding 50S ribosomal protein L32, whose protein sequence is MAVPKKKTSKSRKGMRRSHDQVAAPNVVYCECGEPTLPHRACSVCGTYKGRQVVSGDDA, encoded by the coding sequence ATGGCAGTCCCCAAGAAAAAGACTTCCAAGTCCCGCAAGGGCATGCGTCGCTCCCACGATCAGGTGGCGGCTCCCAACGTCGTCTACTGCGAATGCGGCGAACCCACTCTTCCTCATCGCGCCTGTTCCGTCTGCGGCACCTACAAGGGTCGTCAGGTAGTCAGCGGCGACGATGCCTAG
- a CDS encoding YceD family protein — MFELWLPISDIAAEGRSYTFDDQALWREAWREFKLAVRPGRDLVAEYTILPQSDNGALVRGTLKGSVNLACDRCAGLFEQEIDVAFDTFEQLPDGEYDEVPRVREENGQLQLDLGAVLWEEFALTLPFKPLCSEECKGICPGCGKDLNTEACVCEQEEGDERLAVFRNLKIK, encoded by the coding sequence ATGTTTGAATTATGGTTACCGATCAGCGACATCGCCGCCGAGGGCAGGAGTTACACCTTTGACGACCAGGCGCTTTGGCGCGAGGCGTGGCGGGAGTTCAAGCTCGCCGTGCGTCCGGGACGCGACCTGGTGGCCGAATACACCATCCTTCCCCAGTCCGACAACGGCGCGCTGGTTCGCGGCACCCTCAAGGGGAGCGTGAACCTGGCCTGCGACCGGTGCGCGGGGTTGTTCGAGCAGGAGATCGACGTCGCCTTCGACACCTTTGAGCAGCTCCCGGACGGGGAGTACGACGAAGTGCCGAGGGTGCGCGAGGAAAACGGTCAGCTCCAGCTCGACCTGGGCGCGGTCCTCTGGGAGGAATTCGCCCTGACCCTGCCGTTCAAGCCGTTGTGCTCCGAGGAGTGCAAGGGCATCTGCCCCGGTTGCGGCAAGGACCTCAATACCGAGGCCTGCGTGTGTGAGCAGGAAGAGGGCGACGAAAGACTTGCGGTTTTCCGCAACTTGAAGATAAAGTAA
- the rpmB gene encoding 50S ribosomal protein L28, giving the protein MSQVCDICGKGPQSGNNVSHSHIKTKRRFMPNLQKVRHQLESGQVVSIKACTRCIRNGAVVKPVARKKEEA; this is encoded by the coding sequence ATGTCCCAGGTTTGCGATATTTGTGGAAAAGGCCCCCAGAGCGGCAACAACGTCAGCCACTCCCACATCAAGACCAAACGCCGCTTCATGCCCAACCTGCAGAAGGTTCGCCACCAGCTCGAATCCGGCCAGGTCGTCAGCATCAAGGCCTGCACCCGCTGCATCCGTAATGGTGCCGTGGTCAAGCCCGTTGCCCGCAAAAAAGAAGAAGCCTAA
- a CDS encoding SHOCT domain-containing protein, whose amino-acid sequence MMPFHFGGILQLVILGLIVYFTVRMFRKPTSAAGPDSAEATLRERFAMGEIDAQTYESMRKELRK is encoded by the coding sequence ATGATGCCCTTCCATTTCGGCGGCATCCTGCAACTGGTCATCCTGGGACTGATCGTCTACTTCACGGTGCGGATGTTCCGCAAACCGACCAGCGCCGCAGGCCCGGACTCTGCGGAGGCAACCCTCCGCGAACGGTTCGCCATGGGCGAAATCGATGCCCAGACATACGAGTCCATGCGAAAGGAACTCAGAAAATAG